A window of the Lolium perenne isolate Kyuss_39 chromosome 7, Kyuss_2.0, whole genome shotgun sequence genome harbors these coding sequences:
- the LOC127311746 gene encoding (R)-mandelonitrile lyase-like, whose translation MAAMPAGLLLLLLLALPFLAAAQSRPFGGLFDAGAPPGYARYVTDASETAAEEEYDYIVVGGGAAGCPLAATLAGPGGGRVLLLERGGAPAEFPALATAGGFVRTLALADPSPESDAPAQGFSSEDGVANVRARVLGGGTAINAGFYSRAHPGWFYGHGEGAEVPDWDMHLVNASYEWVEQELTFQPEVHGWQAAVRAALLEANVTPWNGFTVDHVTGTKIGATTFDASGRRHSAADLLAFARPGRLRVAVRATVTRVIINPIDPADRRGRSRPAVGAVGVVYQDRLLQQHHALLRPGGEVILSAGALGSPQLLLLSGIGPASDLASLGIAVSADAPDVGKHMFDNPRNGISIIPSVPIDHSLIQVVGIPSANGTASYLEAASYIVPLAPMLRPGPFMSPSSPLYVTMATIMEKVPGPLSEGSLWLSSPNPLETPSVRFNYFSRPEDLAQCVVGVRRVAQVLRSRTMDIFRSPLGSSSQGRRGPLRRDFRIVGATLPLDWSTNDTSVADFCKRTVTTLWHYHGGCVVGRVVDKDFRVTSARSLRVVDGSTFSVTPGTNPQATIMMMGRYVGLKMIGDRHSRRLVNNTSS comes from the exons ATGGCCGCCATGCCCgcaggcctcctcctcctcctcctcctcgccctccCCTTCCTCGCCGCGGCCCAGTCCCGCCCTTTCGGAG GTTTGTTCGACGCAGGGGCGCCGCCGGGGTACGCGCGGTACGTGACGGACGCGTCGgagacggcggcggaggaggagtacGACTACATCGTGGTGGGGGGCGGCGCCGCGGGGTGCCCGCTGGCCGCCACGCTCGCGGGGCCCGGGGGCGGCCGCGTGCTGCTGCTCGAGCGCGGCGGCGCGCCCGCCGAGTTCCCCGCGCTCGCCACGGCCGGCGGCTTCGTCAGGACGCTCGCGCTCGCCGACCCCTCCCCCGAGTCCGACGCGCCCGCGCAGGGGTTCAGCTCCGAGGACGGCGTCGCCAACGTGCGCGCGCGGGTGCTCGGCGGTGGGACGGCCATCAATGCCGGGTTCTACTCCCGCGCGCACCCGGGCTGGTTTTACGGACACGGAGAG GGTGCTGAGGTGCCGGACTGGGACATGCATTTGGTGAATGCATCCTACGAGTGGGTGGAGCAAGAGCTCACATTCCAGCCGGAGGTGCATGGGTGGCAGGCGGCGGTGCGGGCCGCGCTGCTGGAAGCTAACGTGACGCCGTGGAACGGATTCACCGTGGACCATGTCACTGGAACTAAGATTGGTGCCACCACCTTCGATGCATCGGGCCGACGCCACAGTGCGGCGGACCTCCTTGCATTCGCCCGTCCTGGCCGTCTCCGTGTTGCTGTCCGTGCTACGGTTACGCGTGTCATCATTAACCCTATTGATCCAG CCGATCGCCGTGGAAGGTCACGACCAGCAGTAGGAGCAGTTGGCGTTGTGTACCAAGACCGTCTTCTCCAGCAGCACCATGCCCTGTTGCGTCCAGGTGGGGAGGTGatactttctgcaggtgccctaggAAGTCCCCAGTTGCTGCTTCTGAGTGGCATTGGCCCTGCTAGCGATCTTGCATCCCTTGGCATCGCTGTTTCTGCTGATGCCCCTGATGTTGGGAAGCATATGTTTGACAACCCTCGTAACGGCATCTCCATCATCCCATCAGTCCCTATTGATCACTCGCTTATccaagtggttggcatcccttctGCTAATGGGACTGCCTCCTACCTTGAGGCCGCGTCATACATCGTCCCCCTTGCTCCCATGCTGCGCCCTGGTCCTTTTATGAGCCCATCTTCTCCACTCTATGTTACTATGGCAACTATCATGGAAAAGGTTCCTGGCCCACTGTCTGAGGGTTCACTCTGGCTATCATCACCCAATCCGCTGGAGACCCCCTCTGTGCGGTTCAACTACTTCAGCCGTCCCGAGGACTTGGCGCAGTGTGTCGTGGGCGTGCGCCGTGTGGCACAAGTGCTCCGGAGCAGGACAATGGACATATTTCGTTCACCATTAGGATCTTCGAGCCAAGGTAGGAGAGGGCCTCTTAGGAGGGACTTCAGAATTGTGGGGGCAACACTGCCACTTGACTGGAGTACAAACGACACGTCCGTGGCAGATTTCTGCAAGCGGACCGTGACAACGCTGTGGCATTATCATGGGGGGTGTGTGGTTGGAAGGGTGGTTGACAAGGATTTCCGAGTTACTAGTGCGCGTTCTCTTCGCGTGGTGGATGGATCAACATTCAgcgtgacacctgggacaaatccTCAAGCCACGATCATGATGATGGGCAG GTATGTGGGGTTGAAGATGATTGGGGATCGGCACAGCAGAAGGCTAGTGAACAACACATCATCATAA